The window TAACCATATTTACTCTCCACCGAATCATGATAAGACCATATTCCTAACGAATATTTCAGCTAAATATCTCAACAAAAATATATCTGAAACTTACCACTTATGCTTAACCTTTATTTAAATTAACAATATATTCTCATCTTGACCGTTTTATTGCTAGTTTTGAGAATATATTGTTAATTTTTTAATTTTGGAAACATCCTGTATAGAATTAATTTAATTTATATATTTGATTTACAGATTATTTTTACAGTTTATCGGACATATTTATGGAGTATCAAATGTTGAGGGTTAAACAGACTTATGTCCAACAATTAAAGAGAATTAATCATATTAAAGGTCTTACTGGTTTAGTCATTAGTCTGATAATTATTGTAATTGCTTATGGTCTAGAAGAATTAGCAATTGTTTTTGGTTACAGTGATTCAACGGATACAAGTCAAGCTATTTTAAAGTTTGCTTGTTTTGTATTAGTTGCTTGTTTGCTTTACCTGTTAATCAGCCCTTTTAACCATGTCCAAAGCTTAAAAGCAATTAAGAATTGGAAAGCAAACTTATTAGTCTATCTTCCTTTTCTTATCTTTGTCTATTGGGTAACCGGAACAGGGACATTAACAATTTATGACCTCAACTGGGAAAGTATTTTTGATTGTCTAACGATCGGTGTCGTTTAAGAAAGCATCTTTCGCTTATTAGTCTTCAATTGGTTTTTAAATAGATACCAACAGAATTTTCTTGGCATCCTGTTAGCTAGCTTGGTTTCGTCTTTCTGGTTTGCTTTCCTCCATCTTTTCAATTCTTTTCTTCCTAGTGCAACAATAAATTTCTATTATGCTATTGATCAGTCAGTTTATGCTTTCTGTTTTGGCTTTATTTGTGCCACGATCTATTACTATGGCAAGGCTATTTGGATTCCCATTATTTTTCATGCTCTTAATGATTTTGTTGCTTACTCCTATAATCCATCATTGTATATTGCCAGTATTAAAGAATTGGAAGCGGCACTATCTAATACCATGCCATATTTTATCGTTGCTTTGTTTTTGGGCAGTTGGTTTATCTACCAGACTTTAAAACAAAGGGGATTTGTTAAGGAAAAAAATTGATTGAGTTTATTATTTTTTTAAACTTGAAAATTCAAATTAACAATATATTCTCAAAACTGCCAATAAAATGCTTAAAATGAGAAAATTTTGTTAATTTATTATTTTTGAAAATATTCTGTATAAAATTAATTTAATTTATATTTCAATGGGATCTTTGGGAGGGACTCATGAAGAGAATCAGAATATTATTTTTGTCGTTTGCAATCAGTTTTGGCTTACTTTTATTTTTTGCTAAAAATCAGTTGGTTTTTGCCTCATCTGATAGAGGGTCGGTTTCTCAAACCGTGACTTCGAAAGTCTTAAACCAGGCAACTTATGGATCGCAGGTTTCTGGAGACACCCAGGAAACCGTAGATATAATCTTAAAACCCCAAAACGGCAGTGCTTTGGAGAATTATGTTTACAATACGGTCACACCTGGAAGTCCACAATATCGTAAATACGTAACCGCTTCTCAATTTGGCCGTTTGTACGGCAACACAGGCGTTGGTCAGGCAGTTATAAAATATCTAAATAGTTTTGGCCTCCATAGCAGTCTTTCAAGTGATGATTTGATTATTCAAACGACGGGAGCGACCAGCAAGATCGAGAGTGCTTTTCAGACTTCTATTTACCAAGCTAAGTATCATGGAAAAAGTTTCCGTGCCGCAAAGAAAAATCCTTCTTTGCCGCTTCAATACTCTAATAAGATTCTCGGCGTTTTAGGTTTGACTACCTATAATACTTTGACAACGAATGTTCAAAAACTTCCTAGTTCTTTATCAAAATCGGACAGCACGCAAAATACACTTTCTTCGTATCCTTCTTCGCCACAAAGTTTTGCTTCTCGGTATAATCTTAATCAGCTTTATAAGGAGGGTCTTACCGGAGCCGGCCAACAGATGGATATCATATCTCTGGCGGATTTCAATCCAGCAGACGCCTACTCTTATTGGAAAACATTGAACATCAGTGTTCCTGGTAATAAGTTAAATGTCGTTAATGTTGACGGAGGTTCGGGATGGGACGGCTCGGATGAAACCTCTTTGGACGTTGAACAGTCCGGGGTCTTGGCACCTCAAGCAAAAATCAACGTTTACATTGGACCTAATACAGATACCGGTTTCTTCGATGCACTTTCAACGGCCGTTAACCAAGACAAAGCGGCACAACTTTCGGTTAGTTGGGGAGAAAGCGAGACGGAAATTTCCCAAGCAGTTTCTCAAGGAGTTGAAACGCCGGTTTACGCGCAAATCTTTAATTTAATCTTTGAGCAGGCTTCCGCTGAAGGAATTTCTTCTTTTGTCGCTTCCGGCGATCAAGGAGCTTACGACGCTACCAAGGATGCTGCCACCTATGATCTGGCAGTTGACAATCCAGCCGATTCCCCTTTTGTTGTAGCTGCTGGAGGAACAACGATTCCTTTTAGTGAAACTTTATCTGATGGAACAAACATTTCGGTTAAAAATGAACGGGCCTGGAGTTGGGATTACCTTTATGGCTATTTTGACAAGAAAGGATTGAGCAGTACTGCCATTGGCCTTGCCGATTATTTTGTCGGTGGCGGTGGCGGTTTTAGCAAATTCTTTGCAACTCCTCGATATCAACAAGCAATCAGTGGGGTCAATCGTTACACTGCACTTCAGTATTGGCAAAGTAGTTCACCTTTTACCACTGTTCAGCGAGTACAACCGGCTGTTAGCTCAAGCGGAAGCGGGACGGGAAGAAATGTTCCTGATGTTTCATTAAACGCTGATCCGGAAACCGGTTATGCTGTTTATTACAGTAGTGGAACCGGTCAAGCAGCAGTTTGGGATGGACCTTATGGCGGAACGAGTTTTGTGGCTCCACAATTAAATGCTGTTTCAGCCGTAATCAACAGTGGCCGGAAGAGTAGGATCGGTTTTTGGAATCCACAAATTTATCGTTTCGCTAAAAGCAAAAATTCTCCATTCAACTCCCTTGATTTAAGTTCCGATAACAATAATCTTTTCTATACGGGAACAAAGGGAACTATCTATAATCAGGACACTGGACTAGGCACAGTTGATTTCCAAAAACTCAGACAATTCTTTGGTCAGAATTAAAACAATTTTTAAAATTTAGGATAAAGAAAAATGGATTAAATTATTTAATCCATTTTTTATTTCAAATTAGTAAAAGAGTGATTTGAATTAAAATTTACTCCGGTTATACTTTTTGAAACCGGCGCAATGTTTATAACTATTATTACTCCTAAAATGGTTATTAAGAAAGTTTTTATTTTTTTCATAACTTTTACTCCTAATTTTTTAAAATTCATTAGATTTATCTATTATCATATCCAATATGATTGATTTCAATTTTAAGGATTTTAGCAAAAGTTTCAAGACATTGCGGCTCGATCGGGGATATTCTATAAACGACCTTGCCGACAATATTCTTTCGCCTTCTGCACTGAGGAAATTCGAAGAGGGGCTTGTTGATCCTTCTTTTACTAAAGTCCTTATGTTGTTGGATAAAATGCATCTAGGAGCAGATGAATTTATAAAATTTTCCCTACCAAATTATTTTCCTGAATATAAAGCTTTTTTGATGGAAGTTGGTGAATCATACAACGATAACGATGTTAAAACGATGAAGAGAATATACCAGAGGGAAAGTGATCTTTTTAAAGAAAACTCTGAATTTTTCTATTTAATTTCGGCAAGTACCGTGGCAGCCTTGATCAAAAATTTGGAAGAAAATTTCGTCATTGAAAGAAGTATAATCGATAACCTATCTGATTATCTCATGAAGGTTGAGATTTGGGGAGATTTTCAGATTTTAATTTTTGGAAACTGTTCAATGATCATTCCGTCTAAGACGATTTATTTAATCTCTAAAGAACTGTTTCATAAAACCAAAAAATTAAGATCTATTAATGATAATCTTCATAACACTATCGCGGCATTGGAAAACGGTATAGAAATTACAAGCGACCGTAGAGAATATGAACTTGCAAGAGAGCTGCTGGACCTTCTATCGGACTTTAATATTCCAAGCGATGAACTACTTTTGAGATTTAAGTTTTCTTTCTTTAAAAATCTCTTTTTTAAAAAACAAGCCGAAGCTGTTAAACTGAACCATCAATTAATTGAGGCTTTAAGGCTAATGAATTCTAATCAATTGGCTTCGGCCTATGATGAATATATGTCGACTTTTTATCAAAATAAAATTTCTTAAGTTATTTTATTTTATCGAATTCTTTGTTTGTGAATTTATCATTTCTTACATGTGTTAAGGATCACAATCA of the Oenococcus sp. UCMA 16435 genome contains:
- a CDS encoding S8/S53 family peptidase; its protein translation is MKRIRILFLSFAISFGLLLFFAKNQLVFASSDRGSVSQTVTSKVLNQATYGSQVSGDTQETVDIILKPQNGSALENYVYNTVTPGSPQYRKYVTASQFGRLYGNTGVGQAVIKYLNSFGLHSSLSSDDLIIQTTGATSKIESAFQTSIYQAKYHGKSFRAAKKNPSLPLQYSNKILGVLGLTTYNTLTTNVQKLPSSLSKSDSTQNTLSSYPSSPQSFASRYNLNQLYKEGLTGAGQQMDIISLADFNPADAYSYWKTLNISVPGNKLNVVNVDGGSGWDGSDETSLDVEQSGVLAPQAKINVYIGPNTDTGFFDALSTAVNQDKAAQLSVSWGESETEISQAVSQGVETPVYAQIFNLIFEQASAEGISSFVASGDQGAYDATKDAATYDLAVDNPADSPFVVAAGGTTIPFSETLSDGTNISVKNERAWSWDYLYGYFDKKGLSSTAIGLADYFVGGGGGFSKFFATPRYQQAISGVNRYTALQYWQSSSPFTTVQRVQPAVSSSGSGTGRNVPDVSLNADPETGYAVYYSSGTGQAAVWDGPYGGTSFVAPQLNAVSAVINSGRKSRIGFWNPQIYRFAKSKNSPFNSLDLSSDNNNLFYTGTKGTIYNQDTGLGTVDFQKLRQFFGQN